A window of Variovorax paradoxus genomic DNA:
CGAAGAGGGCGTGGCCGCCACCGTGCAGCGCGAGTTCCTCGGTGCGGTCATGGGCCAGTTGCCGCCCGACCAGTGCCTGCCCGAGATCTGGATCGACGACGAGACCCAGTTCGACCTCGCCAGGCGTCTTCTGCACGAGCTGCAACATCGCCCGCAGCGCAGCTGGCAGTGCGTGTGCGGCGAGCACGTCGAAGGCGGCTTCGAGCAGTGCTGGCAATGCGGCGAGATGATGCCGGCCGCCTGACGGCCAGCGTGAGCCTTACTTCCAGCGCAGCAGCTCGATGTCGATGCTGTTGGTGCCGTCGCCCAGCGTCAGCGTGTTTTCCTGGATCGTCGCCTGCAGCTGCATGCTGCGCTGCGCGAGCGCGGCTAGCGCCTGCGAGGCGTCGGTCGGCACGCGGTAGAC
This region includes:
- a CDS encoding putative signal transducing protein; the protein is MRRLAQAPNLAIATVWAHALREEGVAATVQREFLGAVMGQLPPDQCLPEIWIDDETQFDLARRLLHELQHRPQRSWQCVCGEHVEGGFEQCWQCGEMMPAA